A window of the Electrophorus electricus isolate fEleEle1 chromosome 11, fEleEle1.pri, whole genome shotgun sequence genome harbors these coding sequences:
- the dclk2a gene encoding serine/threonine-protein kinase DCLK2 isoform X5, giving the protein MKNVNPNWSVNVKAGTSRSLSSLPTLKSELRERESKDFIKPKLVTVIRSGVKPRKAVRVLLNKKTAHSFEQVLTDITDAIKLDTGAVKRLYTLEGKQVTCLQDFFGDDDVFIACGPEKYRYAQDDFGLDHSECRVFKSAAYVPRSTTPVRATGCKSPGVARRTKSPASVRRSTGHASTSSQSPVKSPVNGIPSTSQISTPRSTKSSSSSPTSPRSTRNFKFSCNKRTCGPFQLCAQIPHNSSASNVNGSSEQPQQHTCMTSPEVDSNRNLMSSSILEKYKVGKVIGDGNFAVVKECTERSTGKEFALKIIDKNKCRGKEHLIENEVAVLRRVKHPNIIMLVEEADTSSELYLVMELVKGGDLFDAITSSMKYTEKDASSMVHNLAAALKYLHGMSIVHRDIKPENLLVCESPDGTKALKLGDFGLATVVDGPLHTVCGTPTYVAPEIIAELGYGLKVDIWAAGVITYILLCGFPPFRSEVGVQEDLFDQILQGNLEFPSPYWDNITDSAKELIGQMLQVNVDARYTAADVLIHPWVTEDAALENNMKMEVTGKLKKHFTSVQKQSRTTPGVSVIMNTALDKEKLHLSHRSQENSSAQAPPPEEAGRIPRCSGSRSRHSSALSEDSQTHRAAPPTSSALPQPASPSSPSPPLLHPCSDTASNVQGFQREE; this is encoded by the exons ATGAAGAACGTGAACCCCAACTGGTCGGTGAATGTAAAGGCGGGCACGTCGCGCTCGCTGTCCTCGCTGCCCACGCTTAAGAGCGAGCTtcgggagagagaaagcaaagacTTCATCAAGCCCAAGCTGGTGACCGTCATCCGCAGCGGCGTGAAACCCCGCAAGGCTGTCCGCGTCCTGCTCAACAAGAAGACGGCGCACTCGTTCGAGCAGGTGCTGACGGACATCACTGATGCCATCAAGCTGGACACGGGTGCAGTCAAGAGGCTGTACACTCTGGAAGGCAAGCAG gtcaCATGTCTGCAGGATTTCTTCGGCGATGATGATGTGTTCATCGCATGCGGCCCAGAGAAGTACCGCTACGCTCAGGACGATTTCGGGTTGGACCACAGTG AGTGCCGCGTGTTTAAGTCTGCTGCGTATGTGCCTCGCTCCACCACCCCAGTCAGAGCTACTGGCTGTAAGAGTCCAGGTGTTGCACGCCGCACCAAATCCCCCGCTTCAG TGAGGAGATCTACTGGACACGCCTCCACCAGCAGTCAGTCTCCAGTTAAATCCCCAG taAATGGAATTCCCAGTACTAGTCAGATATCCACTCCCAGGTCCACCAAGTCCTCGAGCTCGTCCCCCACCAGTCCTCGCAGCACACGCAACTTCAAG TTTAGCTGCAACAAGCGGACATGTGGCCCCTTCCAGCTCTGTGCGCAG ATCCCACATAATTCTTCTGCTTCAAATGTGAACGGCTCTTCTGAGCAGCCTCAGCAACACACCTGTATGACCAGCCCTGAAG TTGATAGCAATAGAAACCTGATGTCTTCCAGTATTTTGGAAAAATACAAAGTGGGAAAAGTGATCGGTGATGGGAACTTTGCAGTGGTGAAGGAATGTACTGAACG GTCAACTGGGAAGGAGTTTGCCTTAAAGATCATTGACAAGAATAAATGCCGTGGCAAA GAGCACCTGATTGAGAATGAGGTGGCAGTGCTGAGGCGGGTCAAACACCCCAACATTATTATGCTGGTAGAAGAAGCAGACACCTCCTCTGAGCTCTATCTGGTCATGGAGTTGGTCAAG GGCGGAGACCTGTTTGATGCCATCACTTCCTCTATGAAGTACACAGAGAAAGATGCCAGTTCTATGGTGCACAACCTGGCAGCCGCACTGAAATACCTGCATGGGATGAGCATAGTACACAGGGATATCAAACCTGAAAATCTActg GTATGCGAGTCCCCTGATGGAACTAAAGCTCTGAAACTGGGTGACTTCGGCTTGGCTACTGTGGTGGACGGGCcactgcacactgtgtgtggaaCTCCTACTTACGTCGCTCCGGAGATCATAGCAGAGTTGGG TTATGGCCTGAAGGTGGATATCTGGGCGGCGGGTGTGATCACCTACATCCTGCTGTGTGGCTTCCCACCTTTCCGCAG TGAGGTGGGGGTCCAGGAAGACCTGTTTGACCAGATCCTACAGGGAAATCTGGAGTTCCCGTCTCCATACTGGGACAACATCACAGACTCCGCTAAA GAGCTGATTGGTCAAATGCTCCAGGTGAACGTTGACGCTCGATACACAGCAGCAGATGTACTGATCCATCCCTGGGTTacg GAGGACGCCGCTTTagaaaataacatgaaaatggAAGTGACAGGAAAACTGAAGAAGCACTTTACATCTGTACAGAAACAGAGCAGAACCACCCCTGGAGTGTCAGTTATTAtg AACACAGCTCTAGATAAGGAAAAGCTCCATCTGTCTCACCGCAGCCAGGAGAACAGCTCtgcccaagccccgcccccagagGAGGCAGGAAGAATACCACGTTGTTCAGGAAGCAGGAGCAGGCACTCGTCAGCCTTGTCAGAGGACTCCCAAacccacagagctgctccacccACATCCTCCGCCCTGCCCCAACCCGCATCACCTTCGTCCCCTTCTCCACCCCTCTTGCATCCCTGCAGCGACACAGCCAGTAACGTACAGGGCTTTCAGCGGGAGGAGTAG